Proteins encoded together in one Impatiens glandulifera chromosome 1, dImpGla2.1, whole genome shotgun sequence window:
- the LOC124918874 gene encoding amino acid transporter AVT3C-like yields MGFDKNASSSSHTLQIPNLSREDTPLLVKSNHLSSQSKTFANVFIAIVGAGVLGLPYTFRRTGWVMGLLMLFSVSFLTYHCMMLLIHTRRRLESLKGHSKIASFGDLGFVVCGPIGRGTVDAMIVLSQAGFCISYLIFIATTMANIFNNSPQVLILGIPVKTLYIWACFPFQLGLNSIPTLTHLAPLSIFADVVDIGAMGMVMFEDVITFINERPPLQAFGGFSVFFYGLGVAVYAFEGIGMVLPLESETRDKQKFGKVLGISMASISLIYGSFGALGYFAFGEETNDIITTNLGKGWISSGVQIGLCVNLFFTFPLMMNPVYEVVERRLCEGRYCVWVRWVVVLGVSMVALTVPNFADFLSLVGSSVCIVLGFVLPALFHLIVYKEEMGFGGMVKDGGIVVLGIVLGVSGTWSSLMEIFVGTRA; encoded by the coding sequence ATGGGTTTTGACAAGAACGCAAGTTCTTCTTCACATACCCTTCAAATTCCCAATCTATCAAGGGAAGACACTCCACTTCTCGTCAAATCCAACCATCTCTCATCTCAATCCAAAACCTTCGCCAACGTCTTCATCGCCATTGTTGGCGCCGGCGTACTCGGCCTTCCATACACTTTCCGGCGAACAGGATGGGTTATGGGTCTCCTCATGCTCTTCTCCGTCTCTTTTCTAACCTATCACTGTATGATGCTCTTAATCCACACCCGTCGTCGTCTCGAATCCTTAAAGGGTCACAGCAAAATCGCCTCTTTCGGTGATTTAGGGTTCGTAGTTTGCGGCCCAATTGGCCGAGGAACAGTCGACGCCATGATCGTACTATCCCAAGCTGGGTTCTGTATCAGTTACTTAATCTTCATCGCCACTACAATGGCTAACATCTTCAATAACTCTCCACAAGTTTTAATTTTGGGGATTCCAGTTAAAACCCTATACATCTGGGCTTGTTTTCCTTTCCAATTAGGTCTAAATTCAATCCCGACCTTAACCCATCTAGCTCCGTTAAGCATCTTCGCCGATGTAGTCGATATTGGAGCCATGGGTATGGTGATGTTCGAAGATGTAATCACATTCATCAACGAAAGACCGCCTCTGCAAGCATTCGGCGGGTTCTCAGTCTTCTTCTATGGATTAGGGGTAGCTGTTTACGCATTTGAAGGAATCGGGATGGTTCTTCCTCTAGAATCAGAAACCAGAGACAAACAGAAGTTTGGGAAAGTTCTAGGTATATCTATGGCTTCTATTTCTTTGATATATGGATCATTTGGAGCATTGGGTTATTTTGCATTTGGAGAGGAAACTAATGATATAATAACTACAAATTTGGGAAAGGGGTGGATTAGTTCTGGGGTGCAAATAGGGTTATGTGTGAATTTGTTCTTTACATTTCCATTGATGATGAATCCTGTTTATGAAGTTGTGGAGAGGAGATTGTGTGAAGGGAGGTATTGTGTGTGGGTGAGATGGGTTGTGGTTTTGGGTGTGAGTATGGTTGCATTGACGGTTCCAAATTTTGCAGATTTCTTGTCTTTGGTTGGGAGTAGTGTTTGTATTGTGTTGGGTTTTGTTTTGCCAGCTTTGTTTCATTTGATTGTTTATAAGGAAGAGATGGGTTTTGGAGGAATGGTTAAGGATGGAGGAATTGTGGTTTTGGGAATTGTTTTGGGTGTTTCTGGAACTTGGTCTTCTTTGATGGAGATATTTGTTGGTACTAGagcttga